The following is a genomic window from Pedobacter sp. KBS0701.
AGGCAATTAAAATTAAGAAAACAGGCGTGACCTCTTTGACGGGCATGACCGCTTATACCGGCATTTTACAGCAACTTATCAATGCGGTTAGTTTTAGAATATTCGGTATAGGGGTAATTCAATTGAGAATCACAACAGTATTTTTCAATTTAGTGGGCCTTGGCATTATTTATCAAGTATTATACAGCGTCAGAAGGGTATCATCAGTTGTGTTGTTGTTAATGCTAGCCCAAAGTGTCTTGTTTATTACGGCTAGCCGGATTGCATGGGAGGTGAACACATTTCACTTGTTTTTCTTCTCAATTTCATTTTTGAGCATCATGCGAATGATTAGAGAAGGTGAACAACGCACCGTTTGGCAACATGCATTTTTAATTGCAAATATGCTGGGAGCATATAACCATATTATATTCTCCAGTCTGGTGTTAAGTTTGTTCCTCGGATTGTTGTTCTACACCACGGTTTCCAAGGACAGGGCATACATGAGAATCATTTTTCTATGTATCTGCAGCATTTTTAACACGGCCATATTGCTTTGCGCTTTCAAGTATATACCAAATGTAATCGGTAAAGCCGATCCACTCATGCTACTCGGATGCATGATAATTTTGATTACTTATCAGGTACGAATAATCCAAAATATGGAGTTGAAAAGGTTAGTGCTGAAAACGACAGCGCTGAAATATTTTGTCGCTTCCTTTGGAATGTTTGGTCTATTGCTATTTTTGATACATCATGGGCTGGCATTTTTTCAATTTATTTCCAATTTGAAAACTTTCGAGAGCATATATGGTTTAGCTCCTAATGCTTTGTTTGAATTCAGTTATTCAATTTGTGCAATTGTTTTCATTATCTATCTTCTTGATTCACTCTTCCGCCACCTGAAAAAAAGGAGTATCCTATCGCCATTTGCATCAGTGGTCATATTTTATTTCGTAGTTTTTACGTTCTACACAACTGCAAATTCATTGAGATATTATATCTTAATATATTTTCTCTGTACAACATACCTTTCTTTAGAAGTAGGTAAGCTCCGACGAGTTCATTATCCTTTATTATTGACAGTCTTGACAATGATTTTGATGAATAGTTATTTATTGATTAGAATTTATAGCCGGTCTAAGGATCAGGTTGCTGCAGTTACTGTATCAATTGGTAATAACCAGAAAGAAAATTCAGGACACTTTCTTCCAAACAAACCGCTTATTGATTTTCTAAAGGAAAATAAGGTAAGTAAAATAAAGACAATTACTAACGATTACTTCATTCAACTGCCTGTGACATTCTACGAGCAGGCATCGCCCTGGAACAAAGTCGAAAACAATCACGCAGTAATCGACTATAATTCAAATCCAAATTCCAATGGTTTCGATATGGTTCTTGTTAAATTGCCCTAAGTGTAACACTCTGCATACCTTTAAAGGTTTATTTCGGCCAGCAAGTTTAACTTCAATGAAACCGAAAAGTAGATAGCTGATTATGCTCGCAAATACTTTTGAACAAATGTGTATTTGAGGACGGACTATTGTAAAAGGGTAGTGAACTTCTATGTTTCTTATGGGGCACCCTATGCTAATGATGTAGTTTTTGTTTCTAGTAAGATGTATCTATTGTGCTGTTTCTTTTTAAGAGTACCTCTCGCGCATCATTTTGGTTTACTTTACATTATGAGTAAAGCCAGAAACGAAGAGGAGAGCGAGAATATACAGGAAGTTCTGAAGTTGGTTGGAGCACGAATTCGTTCCCTTAGGGAAGCTAAAGGGGAACGGAATTATGAGAATTTGCCTTTAAACATGATCTTAACCGTACGCAGCTTTGGCGCTATGAAAATGGGGAGGATTTGTATTTCTCGTCCTTACTCAAAGTACTCGCCGCATTGGACATCACGCTTGCAGAATTCTTCGGCGAAGGGTTCGATCAAGTTTCTAAGTAACGGCTTCGTACTAAAACAGGAATTCAAAAAGTTAGTGAATCTGTAAATCTTGTTTGTTTAATTTCACCTTTGCATTCGGCAAGTCTGGTCCTACATATCTTGGGCTAACAATAACAATAGGCTGTTCATAGATATGCCATCATAAATCTTCCGGCGATAGTAGCTGAAACGAAATTAAGCCACTAAGTAAACACGACAATCGAATGGCTGATGCAAGAAAATTGGTTGTAACGAGTTTGTTTTTTTGGCAGCAGTGTTCCTGCTGGACTATTTGTAATTATCTTTGCATCAGAGATGAAAAGCGAGCATATACGGGAAACCTTCGGAAACATTGATATTTATTTATTCGACCAGCTATTAAAAGGCACTTATGATGGGTGCGAAACAGTTTTGGATGCTGGATGTGGTACGGGAAGAAACCTGCTTTACTTTTTAAGAAGTGGTGCACAGGTTTATGGGGTAGATCAAAATCCTGAAGCTATAGTACAGCTTAAAAATCTGGCCAGTGCCTTTCCCCATATCAATCCGGAAGAAAATTTCAGTATAGGGCCTGTAGAACACTTACCATTTGAAAATGAAAGTTTTGATCTGGTCATCAGTTCTGCTGTACTCCATTTTGCAGAAAACCAGGAACATTTTGAAGCGATGTTAAGCTCCATGTGGCGCGTACTTAAACCCGGTGGATATTTCTTCTGTCGACTGGCCTCAGAAATCGGTATTGAATCACTAGTCCGTTTTATCGGAAATGGCAGGTATATTCTTCCGGACGGATCAGAACGATTCTTGGTTAACCAGGAAATGCTGGTCAGGCTCACCAAAAAACTTGGGGGACAACTTCACGAGCCCATCAAGACGACCAATGTACAGAACATGAGGGCCATGACCACCTGGTGTGTGCGGAAATAACATTCGATTTAAAAAGTTTAGCATAGCGTATATCAGATGTATGCCCAGGCGCTAAAACAATTCGTAAAGCTGTGGGGGCAAATAGTGGAGGCCTCACCAAGGCAATTAAGGTGGCATGAGAGCTGTCGGAATAAATATTACAAGGAGAAGGAATAATCTTGTAAAAAAGGGCGCTAAGGCAGTTATTAAATTTGTCGGTGCCACAGGATTTACTGCAGTGGAGTCTGGGATTAAAGCAACAACTGGTCCAACCAAGGACAAGATTAAAGAAAAAACAAATCAATAAATGAAAAAGTATTGTTTTTATTTCATTGTGTTAGTCCTTATTGGAATATTTACCTATAAATTTATATACAGGAAAGTTGAGGGACAGTTGTTGGGCAAGGGCTGTCCTGAAGTCACTGCAGTCATCATTGATGAAAAGATTTTTTTTGGTAATAGTCCAGTCTCTCAGGATTTCTCTTATTCTTACTCCTTTACAATAGATGGTAAGACTTACGAAGGAGATTCATACGACATGAAATTTAAAGTTGGAGATACGATTCGTGTAAGGTATGTTAAATCTTTTCCTACAATGAACGAGCCCGTTCTACAATGATAACAGCGACCCTAGGGGTGAACTGAAGGGAGTACTTTCATATCAGCCGGGTTTCGGTAAGAAAGATTCAAGAGATGGATTGAATATGTATTATCTGATTATATAGGCCAATCCGAACCGGGTAGTGTTTTGTGTTGTTGAAAATTGTTGGGCGCTGAATAATCTGGAGGTCTCAAACAATAGTTTTTTGTATGCGATTGCTAATCCGGCAGTGAAATACTGTTGATCACTTCCGTTATGGTATCCTCCCCGGATGGTCAATGCTTTAAGGAAAAATAGTTCTATGCCTGTTGAAACGGCATATCCTGCGCTGCCGGATCCTGGTATTAAGAGCTTACTGATATCTGAACTCAGGGCTATGCTTCTTTCATACAAATATCCCATATTTTGAATTTTGGCTACTTTCCACTTTCGGGAAACAGGTAAGTTTCTCAAAATTGTGAGCAGGTGGTAGCGGAATTGAAATGTTATATCCCTGGTTTATAAAGGACCTAAATTTTTAGAGGCTACCAGGTTTTACCACAGCATTAAAGTTAAACTTCCAAATCCTATAAGGATTGCTGAATTGCAAAAAAAAATGGCAGGACCACGATGAGTTTTCTCCAGCAGGAGGGGGTTATAAATTTTCAGTGACATCTAGAGTATAAGAATGAAAACTCTGAATAAGAAATATTGATCATTTGCCATCATTTTACAATTATCGTTAGCCTACCAATAATTCGACCTATCTACGATGCTGTCATTATGGTTTCGTTATGTTTATATTAGGCTTTTGTTAAGTAAATCTTATATTTCAGTTGCGTAAGTTTGAGTATTCAATCTTAACCTCTCACCATATGAAATTCTTAGACAATAGACAGTCTAATTCGGAAACAGTCCTAAGCTCGCTTTTAAAAAGGCTTAAAGTTAATGTTACCCCTTCAACCAGTAAAGAATGTCTTAATAAACACCCCAACTTTCCAAGCCTTCTTGCAATATCAGACTGTCTAAATGAGTGGGGCATCAATAATGAAGCTTACCAAGTTGATAAAACCAGCTATGCTGCAGATATATTACCTATTCCGTTTATTGCGCATTTACCAGTAAATAAGGGAAGATTTATATTAATCAGTAAGATAGAAAATGGGTACATTCATTATACTGATGAAAAAAATAAACACAGTCGCTTTGAGGAACAAGAGTTTCTGAAATTATGGGACGGAGTTATTCTCAGCGCAGAAGTGCAAACCGAAAGCGGGGAAAACAAGTATAAACAGGTTTTACTACAAAATACGCTAAGAAGATTGCTGTTCCCTGTGGCAACAATTGTATTTTTTATTTTATTGGGATCAATTATGTCTTCCCAAGAGCTAAACTGGTTACACCTTTTATTGATCTTCATTAAATTAGGCGGGGTTGCAGTAAGCGTTTTGCTTTTGATCCACAGTATTAACGCGAACAATCCTCTGGTTCAGAATCTTTGCGGACTTGCGGGAAAAAATGATTGTAATACCATCCTAAAAAGTAAAGCTTCGAAAATCACGGATTGGTTATCTTGGAGTGAAGTAGGATTCTTTTATTTCGCTGGGACTTTACTGTTAATAATTACGGTTTCCTCATCATTGGTCATACTTGCCTGGTTGAATCTATTGGCGCTGCCTTATACCGTGTATTCCTTTAGCTATCAATTTAGAAATAGAAACTGGTGTACATTATGTTGCATGGTCCAAATTCTGTTGATAACAGAGGCTCTCTGTTTTGCAATTTCTCCTATAAAATATTTTGACTTTTCCATAGAGGATTTGATGCTCACAAATGTATTTCTCTGTTTTGCATTACCTATAATTATATGGGCTTTCTTGAAACCATTTTTCTTACAGGCAGCTCAGGTGCTCCCTTTAAAACAGCAGCTAAAAAAGTTTAAATTTAATAGTGACCTGTTTAAACAGGCGCTAAAGAATCAACCACGATATGCGGTAGATAATGACTTGATGCCAATAGTTTTAGGTAACCCAGATGCTGAAACAATTATCACAATGGTCAGTAACCCCTATTGTGGCCCGTGCGGTAATGCTCACCAGACTTTGAGTGAATGGATGAAAACTAGAAAGGATCTTCAATTTAAGTTCTTATTTACTACTGCAGACGACGATGATGATGCTAGAACTCAGGTTGCGAGGCATGCTACTGCCCTTAGTCAGCTAAGAGACAAGTCAATCGTAGAAAATGCTCTTGAAGATTGGTATCATCCTAGCACGAAATACGAAGACTGGATATTGAAGTATCCGGTAGATTTAAATAAAACAGTTGAAGATGCCACTGCAAGACAAAAGAAATGGTGTGAACTTGCTGAAATAGAATTTACTCCGACAATTCTGATAAATGGCTTCAAATTACCTGATCCGTATCGACTAGAGGATATCAAATATCTGATAGACTAATCTAAACACTCAAATTAATGCTCCCAAAAATTATCCACCACATCGTTGGCCCAAAGCAGAATAAAGTTGTCAGACAGTGTCTCAAATCATGGAGAATGCTTAAAACTTATGGTTATGAAATCAAAATTTGGAACGATGAGTCTATTTTAATATTCGTACGGGAAAATTATCCCTTTGCACTGCAACCGATATTAGAGGCTCGAAATCATGCCGAAGTAGCCGATATTGCCAGATACCTAATCATCTACCATTATGGGGGGCACTATTACGACTGGGATATACAGCTCCTTGATATCCCGCTCTTCCTAGGCTTAAGCGAAAAAAATCGAGATGGATACCTTTTAGAAGATCCTATTGACGGTAGCATTGCATCAGAAGCATTCTGTGCGAAAAAAAATGAATCATACCTTTATAATGTAGTTGAAGATATTACGGAGATATATGATAAAGGGATCCGCGATAGTTTACAGACCTTTAGCTATTCTGGGCCATACCGTATGAGGGATACGCTGCAAAAAAACAAAAATTCTTCTCAGAGTGTAATTCCTGTAAAAGACGTTTTTCTCTATGACTACCGGGAAATAAAAGAAATGCCGAATCGCATTGATTCCAAGCCAATGATCCATTATTGGCTGCACTCATGGCTTTAGATTTTCAATTTGATTTTTTTGAAACCTGTATTCCTCCAGACTTGGTTCTCAACAGATAATAGTTATAAAAGAAAGGATTTGCAAAATAATTAACAGAATCATTCATTTTAATTTCTTCTTTTTGAAATAACAGAACAACCGAACCAATAGTGAACGGAAGTCCAAGGGATAGCCCGAAACGGTTAGTAGGCCCACCTAAACGGCAAATCAATCTAATTAATTATCTAATAAAAAAAAACATGAGAAAGCTTTCAATAAATACAATGCAGATTTTTAGCCGTGAAGAGTTAAAGAAAATAAGAGGCGGTGATGATTTTGGCTACGGAGGTGGATCTGGAGGTGGCTGTAAGACCTCACCATGCTCATGGACAAATGCATATGGAGTAACAGAGAATGGAACGTGTGGTGCGAAAGGGACAGGCAACCCTCCTTATGGTACAATTACCGTGGAGTGTTTCTGCAATACGACTTCCCATACCTCACCTACGCCAGTGGGGAGTAACGGGGGGGTGAGCAAGTGTGCTAACTAATCAGTAAATACTATGATGGGCAATCTGCCTTCCGAAAACCAGAATAAGCTATTGCACTACTTATGTAGATGATTAGGACTGCAGATTGCTTATCATTTAATTTTGAAAAACCAGTATGAAAGTATCTCCATCAATGCTATTTTTTTTCCTTCTTTTCATAGCATGCAAGAAAAAATCGGACAACGACGCCATAATTAGTGGAAAAAGGCTGAGTCAAGGTATTAAAAGGGTTTATCTTACCACGGCAGCTGAATGGTCAGTTTTTTTGGATTCCGCAGAATGCATAAACGGCAATTTTGAACTAAAATATAAGCCTTCGTCGAAATTCGAGCCTTTTCTAGCAAGCATCTGTTATCTTGATTCTGCTAATAGAATTACACAGCTTTACGTCAGAAATGAGTTCTTGATAAAAAAAACTGGAAAAAATTCTGCGAACGGGGCATTCATGTTAGATTATGGAACTTCCGAAGTCTCATATGTTGAACGCAAAAACGGATCAGATCTTGTGGACATGACAGGGGGTAAAGAAAATGGGCTGTTTAAGCAGTATGAGTGGCAGAACTTTGGTTATGTTGGTTCAGAAAGAGATTTAATCAGATACACAAACAACAGAAAGCTTGTTAAACAAAACTCCGATTCTTACTATTTTCTTTATAAAATCTCTGAGAATAGGGAAAAGTACAGCAGAGTTCAGTTGGAGGAGATTTTTAGAGATTTCGATGAAGCTTTGCAGGAATCAGTTAGTGGCTCATATTTAAAGGAATATATAAAAAATATGCCCGAGCCTAACGAGGTGCCTGCTGATCTCTCAGCTTATTCTAACAGTAAAAGCATTAAGGTCGGAATAAACAAAACAGCTAACCTAAATATGCTGGTTTTCTGGGCCAGCTGGTGTGGTCCCTGTAGAATGGAAATCCCAGAATTAAAAAAAATCAGAAAGCTCATAAACAACAAGGATTTTTTTTTGGCCAGTATATCGATAGACAAAAACCCACTATTCTGGGAGAGAGCTTTGACGGAAGAAAACATGAGCTGGCCACAGTTTATAATCCCAGAAAGAGACTTAAATAAAGTGATGGCAAGATTCAGGTTTTCATCTATTCCTCTGATAGTTTTTACTGATAAAAGCGGTCGGGAAATTAAACGGTTTAGTGGCTACAAAGCCAATCAAACGACAGAATATATCAGTTTCATTAAAGACCATTTATTGTCAGAATAATATGCTAAAATGATTTTAATAGATTTTTCACTATAACCTCTACTTCTTCATCATTTCGATGGCTACCTCAACAAAAATGATTTTTCTTTGAAAATAATACAACGAACAGTTATCAATGTCCTTCCAATTATATAGACAGCCAGATCAAATGGATTGCGGCCCGACCTGCCTGCGCATGATAGCAAAACATCATGGCAAAAGCTTCAGTTTACAGAAACTCCGTGAAATTTCAGGTATCAGCCGAGACGGCGTTTCACTTTTAGGTATAAGTGAAGCTGCCGAAAAGATTGGTTTTAGGACATTAGGCGCATCTTTCTCTCTTAAACAGCTGTCGGAAATTGATTTGCCAGTTATTTTGCACTGGAATCAAAATCATTTTGTGGTACTTTACAAAATAAGCTCCGGGAGTGGAGTTTTTTCTGATAAAAATACTGGGAGATCGACATATCATATTGCAGACCCAGCAAGGGGTATGATCAGCTATAGCGAAAAGGAATTTAAAAAACATTGGCTGAGTACGGTTGTACAGGCAGAAGATGTAGGTGTAGCTTTAACTCTTGAAACTACGCCTAACTTTCATTCGCAGATATCAGATACCGAAAATGGTTTAAGCTTAACCTATATTTTGGGTTATCTGCGCAATTATAAACAACTGATACTACAACTGTTTCTTGCATTGGGGATTGGTAGTATGTTACAGAGTATTCTCCCATTTTTGACACAGAGTATTGTGGATACGGGCATCAATACGCGCAACTTGAATTTTGTATTTATTATCCTTATTGCCCAGACAATGCTGCTTATCGGCCGGATGAGTGTAGAATTTATTCGAAGCTGGATACTTTTGCACATCAGTACAAGAATTAACATATCGATACTCACTGACTTTATAATTAAGCTTCTAAATCTACCAATGGGGTTTTTCGATTCTAAATGACGGGAGACATTATGCAACGGATGAGCGATCAGGGAAGGATTCAAAACTTTTTAACCGGTTCGACTCTAAGTATTCTATTTTCGATGTTCAATCTAATAGTTTTTTCCTTTATTTTAACATGGTATGATACCAGTCTGTTTTATATTTTTGCAATAAGCAGCGTTATTTATTCAGTCTGGATTATTCTATTTCTGAATAAGCGCCGCGCCCTAGATGTTAAACGTTTCGACATATCCTCCAAAAATCAAAGCGCAGTCATGCAATTGATCGGTGGTATACAGGAAATTAAATTAAACAATTGCGAGCAGCAAAAGCGTTGGGAATGGGAAGGCATTCAGGCGAGCTTATTTCGTTTTAGCGTCAAAAGCCTGTCATTGTCGCAAATTGAGCAAACCGGTGCATTCTTTATCAATGAAAGTAAAAATATCGTTATTACGTTTATTGTTGCGAAATCGGTTATCGAAGGACAGTTGACACTAGGGGGGATGATGGCAATTCAGTATATAGTAGGTCAGCTTAACAGCCCTATAGAACAGATGTTAGGTTTTCTGCAGCAGCTTCAAGACGCAAAATTAAGTCTTGAGAGATTAAATGAGATACATAAGCTAGATGATGAGGAACCTTCGGGAAAAGTATTTCAAAGAGAGCTTCCATCAGATAAAACCCTCATGCTGAAAGAACTATCATTTACTTATCCTGGGGCCGGTAATGAGCCGGTGCTGTTAAATGTCAACTTGAGAATTCCAGAAGGTAAAACTACAGCAATAGTTGGAATGAGTGGGAGTGGTAAAACGACAATTCTAAAACTATTGTTGCGTTTTTACGAACCTCAGCGAGGCGAATTGAGGGTGGGCCAGATGAATTTAGATCAGATAGGCTTTAGGTTTTGGAGGGGGCAATGTGGAAGTGTTATGCAGGATGGCTTTATTTTTTCAGATAGCATTACCAGGAATATTGCTGTGGGAGATGAGCATCCAAATATCCGAAAGCTAAAACATGCAATCAAAATGGCAAACATTGAAGATTTTATCGACAGTCTCCCTCTTGGTCTCAATACAAAGATCGGACAGGAAGGAAATGGCATAAGCCAGGGCCAGAAGCAGCGAATTTTAATCGCGAGGGCAGTTTATAAAGATCCTGAATATATATTCTTTGATGAAGCAACCAACTCTTTAGACGCTAATAACGAAAAGGCAATAATGGAGAATCTAGAAAAATTTTTTCAGGGTCGAACAGTCGTAGTTGTAGCCCATCGCTTGAGTACGGTCAAAAATGCCGACAATATTGTGGTACTTGATAAGGGCAAAATAATTGAAGAAGGAACACATGAAATTTTGACGCAAAAAAAAGGGTCGTATTATAACTTGGTTAAAAATCAACTGGAACTTGGTAATTCGTAAAGAAATGATAGAATCAGATGTAGCTGAAAATGCAGACAGTTTTTTATATAACAAGGAAATCAGAAGCGAGGAGATTCGGGAAATCATAACAGCCGTGCCAAATTGGATTCTCCGATGGGGAATTACGCTTTTATTCGGAATCCTTGGTTTTATATTTATAGGATCTGCCTTTATTGAGTATCCAGACATCGTAAAGGTCAGTCTTAAAGTGAACAGTCTCAATTCTCCCAAACCGGTCTTAGCTAAGCAGAATGGCAAACTGGCAACTCTTCTTGTACATGAAGGGCAAATGGTGAAACAGGATGAGGCTTTAGCATACTTTGAAACCATTAGCGCGCCAGTTGATGTAATGAAGCTTAGCAAACTGCTTCAGGATATACAGAATAGACTCTTAACACAACAGAACAAACTGGCCGAGCTGCCTACTAATTTAAATCTAGGGGAGCTTCAGGCCGCTTATCAAAGCTTTTATCAACAATACTTACAATATAAATCAACTCAAAATAATGGTTATTATCTTAAAAGAATAGCCTTTCTCCAAAACGATCTCCGGGATATAAGTGCTTTGAGGCAACAAATTTTAAAACAAAAATCTGTACAGTTAAAAGAATACGCTAATCAAGAATTAGAATACAAAGCATATCAAAAACTATATAAAAGTAATGTTATTTCACGTAGTGAGTTTGCACAACAAGAGAACAGATACCTCTCATCAAAATATCCTTTACAACAGACCGAAACCTCTATTTTATATAATTCAGGAAGCTACAGCACTAAAGAAAAAGAGCTTTTAGACTTGAAGCATACCATAAATGATGAGAGAGAAAAATTTGCTCAATCATTACAACAATGTATCTCAGAAACCAATAGTTGGATATTTAAGTATATTATAAGAGCTCCGGTTTCTGGCAAATTAAGTTTCGCAGGCATCATTCAGCAAAATCAGAATGTTTTAATAAATCAGGAATTATTTGTTATAAATCCGGGCAATAGTGATTTTTTTGGTGAAGTACAGATCCCACAGTACAATATGGGGAAAATCGAGAATGGGGAAAGAGCGTTGGTGAAACTTCGAAGTTACCCATTTGAACAATATGGCGTGATCAGAGGTAGACTGTCGCGCATTTCAGATGTGGCTTATCGCGACAGTATTTTTATTGCAAAAATAACTTTTGATCAAGTTGAAAATAAGGATCAAAACCGAAAAATTGTACTGAAAAATGGCATGCAAGGTGTGGCGGAAATCATAACCGAGGAGAGTTCTCTTCTAAAACGTTTTTTTAGAAATATAACAAAAATTATAAAGTGAACTCATTGAAAGTAATGCATTGAAAAAAATAGCAAGAATATATAGTATTTAGAACAGAACCCATAATCTTTAGATAACAAAGGCAATGACTAGCTTAGAAAACCCCATTATCTTAAAAAACTACTTTATTAGTGAAGACGATCTTTTATCCATTAAATCAAAACTTCAAATCTTCTTGCAGGATCAGGAATATTTTGATGGACAGAAGATTGGAAAAGGGAAAGGAATTGTAATAAGTGCTGGAGGAATTAGATATTTTACATCGGCCTATATCCTTATCAAAATGCTAAGAAATTCTGGGTGCGTGTTACCAGTTGAAGTTTGGTACTATAACAAGGAACTTTCCTTTAAAATGATTGAGGCACTCAAAAATCTTGATGTGGATTGTATGGATATGCGGGAATTCGTAGACGGTAGTCCTCATGGATTCCTCATGAAGCCGTTATCCATATTATATAGTAAATTTAGGGAAGTTTTATTCCTTGATGCAGATAATGTATGCACATCTGATCCTTCTTATCTATTTGACGATCCAAATTATCTGCAAAACGGTTGCATCTTCTGGCCTGATTTCTGGAAAACCAGTCAAGAAAACCCTATTTGGAAAATCTTGGAATTAGACTATTGCAATGAATGGGAACAGGAAAGTGGCCAACTTTTAATTAACAAAGAAAAGTGCTGGAAAGAGCTACAATTGGCAGCGTATTTCAATATTAATGCCAATGATTATTACCGATTTATTTATGGGGATAAGGATACGTTCAGATTTGCGTGGATGGCCATGGGAAAAAGTTTTTATATGATAAAAAAACCTGTATCGTCATGCGGTTATAATGATTTGCAAACTGGAAAATTTTCAGGAGTGACAATGGCTCAACATGATTCTGATGGGAGAATTATATTTCTTCACAGAAATCTTTTAAAATGGGATATAACCCATGAATCAGAATATGTTTGGAAAATAATTAAAGGATATAGTACCACCGCAAAAAAGTTGGGATGTTCTTTGAACCCAAACCCCAATCATCACAGTTCCATCGATCTTCATGGAGACACCGAGCTAATCCATTTTGACGATGTAATGCATGGTTTCGAAGATAGATGCCTCAAGGAATTGAGGACATTACGAATGATGAATTTTTATCAAGACGAACTTATCCTAGCTCATATAGCTCAACATAGATATTAACCTTAAATATTAATCATCAAGCTGGTAGATTTCTATTTTCATATTTTAACATTAATGCTTTTGCGAAAGGCTAAAAAGACCATTAATATCTACCAGAGGATTACTGTTTTTTACAATATTGTGTCAATTAGGGCGGACATGCGATTTCTGTT
Proteins encoded in this region:
- a CDS encoding HlyD family efflux transporter periplasmic adaptor subunit; translated protein: MIESDVAENADSFLYNKEIRSEEIREIITAVPNWILRWGITLLFGILGFIFIGSAFIEYPDIVKVSLKVNSLNSPKPVLAKQNGKLATLLVHEGQMVKQDEALAYFETISAPVDVMKLSKLLQDIQNRLLTQQNKLAELPTNLNLGELQAAYQSFYQQYLQYKSTQNNGYYLKRIAFLQNDLRDISALRQQILKQKSVQLKEYANQELEYKAYQKLYKSNVISRSEFAQQENRYLSSKYPLQQTETSILYNSGSYSTKEKELLDLKHTINDEREKFAQSLQQCISETNSWIFKYIIRAPVSGKLSFAGIIQQNQNVLINQELFVINPGNSDFFGEVQIPQYNMGKIENGERALVKLRSYPFEQYGVIRGRLSRISDVAYRDSIFIAKITFDQVENKDQNRKIVLKNGMQGVAEIITEESSLLKRFFRNITKIIK